TAACAAAATTCGTATGCATCTTTGCCAAACAAATACTCCCCCgtgagctgagaaagattaaaggaatgttattggcccaatgaccaggggtcgatttcacaaagagttgggactagtcctaacttaggactagtcctaggagatatacaagttgcatggatagtcctaactggtcctaactcgagataagactatttTTTAAGGCTATTTTTTATTCCACCAACCTTTATGATGGCTTCAATGGGGTGCACGTCAAGCTTGATGGCATTCAACCACACCATGTGAGGGCAGGGTCTGGCCTGGGGTACAAGATCTGCGGTCACGATGACGTCTGGGATGAAACCCTGACTTGCTGCGATCTCCTTCAGGTCGGCCATGATGGGGGAGGTGAACCCGGTACAGGAACCGATCTTCAAACCGCAGTGAAGTCGAAGATGATTCACTACTGTCACaacccctggaaaaaaaaaataataataataatatttaaaacagaTTTACTTGACAAGTCTTACAAGTTCTACAATCCAGTTTTTTTTGGGTCAAAACACTTACAAAATCTCTTAAACCTTATGTGAGGAATTACAGAGATGTGTGAAGTATTACTTTACTAGGATATCAAGAATTTCTGTTGATGGGAAGAAGGGAAAAGGTAAATACAATGCATGTAAACAGACAACCTTCTATCATGTCGCCATGGTTCTTCAGAACCTGTCGCTGGAGTGGAACAAATTTCTTGTACATGGACTCAATGTCATCCTCTGTGGGTGGCTTTCCGTCGTGTGCTTCCATCCAACGTTTGCGGACAGACGAGAGCTCCAGCACTTTCTGAatatgaacctgtgaaaatgaaaATTCACAAAAGAACCGTTGACTTTTTCGTTCATTCGCTCCAACATCTTGTGTGTTTAACTTACTGTTTATTGTATCATAACTCTGTGGCCTCACTAGACCTGATCGCCTACTTCACGGAGATGATTGCCTCCATGGCCCCCTGGCCCTTgaattgctccagtagaaatttacaatttcctcataggttgccctttaccaagaagaaaatgccttgatgcccttgcccattcaaaaacgaagcatacgaTAACAGGCCTGCCTCACTGAATTTTGACCAGTCCCAATCTACACGTAAAgctgcaggccttgaactttgctcttgtcggggcacggcagttttccACGGTTAAGGGGCACTCTATGATAAAAATGTGCAATGTTTTACTGTGTACATTTGTTAATCTTTTATCTTAAGTGCACTTCTGTAgattgttattagctgggatccatgggagaacagtgagtttttcttactAAATGGATTTCCCatgataaacaataaataaataaataaataaataaataaataaaatgtacatttcTATTGGACTTTTGCAATGGGCACCAGTGCAAAAAGCACCATCGCAATTGCTGTGGGTATCTTGGGTTAAAAGCTGCAGCTAAAAAAGAAATCGCCCCAGGGCTAACAAATTTCTTGCAGGGTGCTGTATAGCCCTCTAGTCAGGACTGACAGGAAGAGGAGATCCTCCGAGGATCTCCTAAATAACATTCCTAATGGATTTATTTCTTGACGGTGGGTAACCTACTTTCTTATGAGTCCCCATCGGTCCCCTTGCCTCCTCATCCGTGATGGCCACTCCTTCACCCTTGAAGATTTCAACAAAGGTGTAGGCCGGAGCGAAGACTCCACAGTCAACGACCGTTCCCGCCCAGTCAAAGATAACTGCTTTTACTTTGCCCACATATCTCCTGGTGTGGTGATAAGGCATTAGTGGGTTGCTCCATGGAGCTGAATTtaagaaataaacaataaaaaaaatagtaataataattatgacaaGATTTTTATTCATTAGCATTAGCATTTGACATAGACTTCACAATTTAAgttctaacccccccccccaattttttttttaaagaaataaaggTTCAACAAATaagtcaaaacatttttttttttccctggctgtcgccccccccccccccccccccccacccctgtcacaagttgttttttctctaacaattttgatttaataaGGGCATTATcaatcataaaataacacagtTTGTTTAAAGTAAGAAGTATTACTTTTAGTTTTAGCGAATGTAACAATtaaagataaaaataaattaagtacaaataaatttattattaatataaggTTAATTaagtataaataatatttattacatcatgtacatacacccagatgtggggcaacagatctacggatcgtagtatgtatttgcttttgttgtcccttgcccatcttggggtataatgttgtcaatgtaatttgttttgtactgttatggcgaataaaataataataataataataacacccaCTTTAAGATTCATAATCATATACATTTGGCTTTTGAAATTGGTGGTTCGGTTGACTTGGCAAAATTACATGCGGTCTAAATTAACTTGCCTACAGTTTTTAGAAGAATTGCcaacattcaattcaataaatataaatactaCTACTGAAACTTGAAAGTTTCAGTGAATATTACTACACTCCTATTccttctttaaaacaaatctaagCAATCAAGcggtcaatttaaaaaaagaaacaatataacattcatttttacattttaaacaattgtcTAACCATGACACTGACAGCAGTGACACCGACACTGACAATGACATTCAGTGAACATGTTCaagttaataatttttttaacgtaccctttcaatttcatttcatttgtcaTAAAGTAAAACCAACCGAATCTAACCCTAAGCTTACCTGATGCCATATTAAATtgctattattaataattatgtcGCAAAATGGTGTAACAATAGCTCACACTATCTTCCCAAAACGCTCAAGTAAAAGCAATAATTGTTCTCGAACATCAAGCACAAGTGAGTGCGTTCAACTTCTCAAAATGTTGCACCCGCCCACCCACATGCTAAAAACAAAGTTCTTTGCATTGgctgtttatgtttttgttctcCTAACCCAAAGTAGGACACCCGAATCGAAAATAACGTTGCATAAACAATCATAggaaaaaaataagtaattaaCAGGCAATGTTTACCAATGGGCACTACTTCCTCCAACGGATAAATTCATGCtactaaattaaaataaaattaaatgaaatatgATTTATGTTAACCTAAAGAACAgtctaatatttattttatttgtttaaacaaaatgtttaatttgatGTTGAGAGATTGTTTGGACCCCGATATCTATTTTTAGATCGAGTTAAATGAGGTCAATTGGGGTCAAATGAATGAGAGCGTCGGCCATCTTGCTTTTGAAATTGACAATTTACGTGCTTTTTGTGCATCGGTAACAAAACAAGGCATTTATCTCTACTTCAAACTTATTTCAGTTCTGAGTGAATGGTCCATATTGGAGAGGAATGCTTACATTATTTCATGAGCCAGGTAATGTATTTGGAGTAATTTTAACTGTTGCAAAAGCATTTTTGTTCTCGTGAATTTGGATGTTGTGATTGATGTTTTCAATTTCGTGTGTTGTGCAGCGTCTGTACGAACGTCATGTACATGCGAatccgtacatgtacatggcgcATGATGTTGATCACCAGATAGCACGGAAGTTTAGCTTAGACCGTATATCTGGGTAtgtacatcatacatgtacagtgtacaacCAACACAAGTACAATGTTGATGTACGTACTTATTTGATGGTTGATAAACTACATGGGCAGTACCCGTGACATAGCATCGCGAAGACCGCCTAGGCGCCTGACTGAATCACTGATTTAtccacatgatgtcatttcagttgggcgccctcacctatctagaggtcaaaaggtggttgttcattggccaattaTATTGTGCGCCTCGCGTCAAATCTGTGcatctcgattgtttcgtcaccgtttttcctgtAAATAAGAATCTTATTAAGTAAGCTAAGATGGTTATTTATAACGTCTATCGTCAAACGATAGAGCAACTGAGGAAAGGCATTGAGTAATTTTGACTTGTTAATTAATTGTTGTGGGAAGGGGCATCGAAGGGGCAGTCGAAGCCCCCTGtgttccttcccacaatgcttTTCGACAGTTGAGAAAAATAAGCCAGGTTTCAATGTGAAGACTTGCATGTGAAAGATTACCGTATCCTGCCAAAAAGTGCCACCACATTTTCAGAATTACAACATCTacaagtgaaaaagtggtgacaggGTATGTAACTTTCCAAAATGGGGGAAAATTTCCAGAATTGACAAGTGACAttattttgatgtacatgtgttgtaattttcttttttttttgacaggcGCGGTTTGAAAACAACAGAAGTGAAAATGGAAATAGAGTAAGTAATTATTCATCAGGAAAACCGTAGAGTTAGgacataaacaaattatttcctgCCAAATCAAAATGTTTCCTTTGCATTGTTGCCAAACTATAAAGAAGAaagatacccccccccccttttgtttAACTTAAGGTTAAATTGAGTAACTCAACTATTTATGGTAACTGAATAAACACACGATTTACAATAGTTTGATAAAatgcaacaataaaaaaaacacagggaGGCCTGGAGTTATATGGAGGCAatggcttctgttgccctgggcccaatttcatagagctgctaagcacaatttgcttctaagcatgaaatttcttccttgataaaaacaggagtaccaaccaagtttccattttttggatattgcttgttactggtgttcagctgttgtttgcttatcctgaaaatcatgtggaaatttagttggtaatcctgtttttatcaaggcaaaaatttcatgctaagcaaacttttgtgcttagcagctctatgaaattgggccctggtcttgattCCCCTTCAAAGCATTCCAATAAACTTTAAGACTTTCCAAaggaagtgctctttgcaaaatgaaaatggccctctcagagatgaaattccaggctttaACTTTGCCgcaaaaacagacaaattttgttttcctccatccaattcctaccttcagctacccgagttattttcatcttaaatgtCTTCTTCTATCAGCCCCCATACCAAGAGTGCCTCTTAACCTTGCTTGGGACAAAGTTGCATAACAgtataaaaatacaacaaacataaacaaatttggaTTTGGGAAGttatgtttctttttatttttgctcaACAGTCCAGGAATGTCGCAAGATGGGAGGAAAAGTCAACCAGACATGTCTCTAGGTGGTAAGTATTGCATTTCTCACTATAATGCTAAACAGAAAATATGGGTTAAAGTGCAtcaacggcactggacactattgttaattgctcaaagtaattgtcagcgtataaacttacttggcaacgagcaaaggagagctgttgaaagtataaaattttgtaagaaacagctccctc
This region of Asterias rubens chromosome 18, eAstRub1.3, whole genome shotgun sequence genomic DNA includes:
- the LOC117302111 gene encoding phosphonoacetaldehyde hydrolase-like, coding for MASAPWSNPLMPYHHTRRYVGKVKAVIFDWAGTVVDCGVFAPAYTFVEIFKGEGVAITDEEARGPMGTHKKVHIQKVLELSSVRKRWMEAHDGKPPTEDDIESMYKKFVPLQRQVLKNHGDMIEGVVTVVNHLRLHCGLKIGSCTGFTSPIMADLKEIAASQGFIPDVIVTADLVPQARPCPHMVWLNAIKLDVHPIEAIIKVDDTVDGIREGLAAGCWTVGVAKTGNYMAASEKQMADMDTVEYARRLKNAYNILAECGCHYVIDSVKDLPPVIDDINRKMASGERP